The Lytechinus pictus isolate F3 Inbred chromosome 8, Lp3.0, whole genome shotgun sequence nucleotide sequence gcataataataatacgcATGAGCAGGAAAATGAATCTCGTCCTTTCATTAAGTGGCTTTGAAAGACAGGCGGCCAAGACTCGATTTTTGGTAATCAACAAATTTTAGCCATTTCGGaatcaattttgtccaaaatagacaattctgttttgttttaaattctAGCCGACGGATGAAATATTTCAACGGTATACCTCTTCCATTACTCAAAAAATGTGTTCAAACTTCGGGAAAAGTAGATATCTGTACGAATTCGGCGCGATTTATGTTTAAAAGTCTGAGGGAATAATGGTGCTTCCGCACGACATCCAAATAGCAAGATATTGGTAGATTACTTAAATAAACAATTAAGACACAACAACCATCTACAATACCCCATTATCATACGAAAAAACCCCGTATGTACAGATAAGTATAAAATATGTTGTATAAAGTGTAAAgaacataaacataaatatacaatcgattagagagagagagaggggggggggggtagagtgagagagagagataggtgGTGGTTGAAAGGGGATATGTATTATATAGCCTATGCAAATTAATATACCAGGGCACTGATTcataaaaacttgaaataatgacAACAGTACATTTCTATAAGCAAGTATACTATTGGGcaattaaatcaattaatttcagtagcttataattGTTTATCATCACAACAAGGTCAATGAAACGGACTCCAAATTTGAGAAAGGCATACTCACGCACGAAACGCCCTCTTCCCtgtccctttccttttcccttcccTCTACCCCTTTTCTCCACGTCTCCCGCCTCGTTCAGGAAATCGTCATCTGCTTCGAAGTCGAGTTCGTTAGTCCGTTTTTCAAGGAGATTTAGCGCCATTTCGAACTCCTCGTCATCTGTCTCGTCGTCGAGTGGCAACGCGGCGGCGAGAGCCGCGACAAAGGCGAACACCGTGATGGTCCAGAAAAGTTTAGACGCCATGTTCAACTGTTGGAGGTTTCTGTAACCGCGTATTCATTTGATTGtagtaaacaaaacaaaagaaagcaaCCTAGATATAAATGTTCAGTTatcagaaatattttattttaaggaaaaAACATCGCAATATCATTTTCGCATCAAcatgttaaaaaatattggaaaatgCTATCAAATCCACTTGACGTATAATTTTCGTTTCTttaattgattattaaatttctgattaataaatcaatcataaaattctttcatggaaatacTATCTACTCACCTGGTCTGGGTTGAGTGCTTGCACAGTGTggataattttgttttgatgaAGGAAAACTCACCATGCCtaggattcgaacacacgaccctctgattgagAGACGAGAGCAGGAACCACGAGACCACGGCATTTACCACATTGTTTAAAAATCTAGAATATTTAtgagataaacatgataaaataaatattcagtATAGAAACTCACCAGAGTCCTAATCAAATCGATGGAGAAAACCAAAAGATCTCAGCTACAATTCACTTATTGAATGTCAGGGATTCAAATTCTACCAAGATTTATATACCGTTCTCCAATTTGAGAAATACATACCAGGCAACTTCACGCCTAATCCATCTTTTGCCATAATCGTGATAATGATGGAGTGGTGAAGCCAAAGATCTGAAGTATTTTGATATAAAGTTTCTGAATGATTAATGGTCAGTTCGAAATTGTGTCATATTTCTGGACATTACAATTAATTGTGTTTTAGAACAGGTGCTATCTTGTCAGGTAAGACCTTGATTTCATTAATTTAGATAAATATAATTCTTCCggatataatcattttttaatgctTGGATGCTCTTTAATAATATATCCGCACTTTCAGTTCGTTTTAATTATTCGTTTAGATTTATTAACAATTCTATATTTTTTCAGTAATTGATAGAAGTATAAATATTTCTAttgatataaattttattaatcaattatCATATGAATTATTTGTCAATTGACTAAGAGaatgtaataaaaattgttAGAAATCGCTAAGCAATTTTTTCTCATCAATTaaatcaaaaaatatttttactttctttaaCATTTTTTCATTGCTTGATAATCTGATTTCCTTCTACTGAATTAAACCGTCATTTTATCAATGCACTTAGTAATTTGCAGTTTGTTTATTAATCAATTGATTTGGTCATGATTTGTCCTAGAAGTTTTTTGAATTATTAAACCCAATAATCAGTACATGTGccgattttatttatttgttcccTTTGTTACCGGAAAAGGGAGTCTTTATCTGAAGTAAAAGAGGAGTTTTATTTTATGGATACACAGCAAAAattgtggtgttaaccggtatacatagaggaccacacaagttattttacaccggtgttgaattggtggtgctagttttacacctataggtgtcattacaacatctttggttgttacatttacacgctttggtgttatttttaatctctagggtgttattttaacacctcggggtgtggtcctctattaacaccaactggtgtcagttttatcaacgcagtttttacagtgtagatattatattgacttaaactttataaaaaaaaacactcagcAGGCGATGCCTCGGGTGAaccttttcatttcaaatttgttcTAGTTAAGTGAAAgatctctttctttttcatctgaCATGTCTCAAAATCAATCTAATTCCTCATGGAATACGTAagatcattattattgtaacctatgtaatgcaataggaAGATTTACCACTCCATCAAGTTTGTTCAGAGACGTATGCGTAAATATTAATGAAAGTATATACGGCGAGGATCCAcctgagaattaaaaaaatgataatttctaTACAGTTTATTTTTGCAAAACGGAACTTGACTGCCTCTTTCCCACATTCACCATGTTCAAAATTCTATTAAGGAGTAAATAACAATATAGAAGGCAATTTTGTTTGACATTTTGGAGGCATT carries:
- the LOC129266679 gene encoding uncharacterized protein LOC129266679; the encoded protein is MASKLFWTITVFAFVAALAAALPLDDETDDEEFEMALNLLEKRTNELDFEADDDFLNEAGDVEKRGRGKGKGKGQGRGRFVRCIHRVSGHSCICDMRKNRNNPKFYRVCGGQNLNQI